A genome region from Penicillium psychrofluorescens genome assembly, chromosome: 3 includes the following:
- a CDS encoding uncharacterized protein (ID:PFLUO_004644-T1.cds;~source:funannotate): MNGVNGVKAPKPVFPAEAASKEYAASLDAADPLRELRDQFIIPSKANLETKKLAKPGLSEDLSIYFCGNSLGLQPKAVAKYMEAQLDTWASMGVRGHFNALEDSPLKEWQLLSEQAAASMAKMVGAAPEEVAAMGTLTMNLHCLLASFYKPSETKRKILMDWKAFPSDHYAIESHIAWHGLCSKENMVLIGPDEGEYEISTEKILGYIDKHASDAALILLPGIQYYTGQLFDMPRITKYAQERGLTVGWDLAHAYGNVELKMHEWNVDFAAWCTYKYGNAGPGAMGGIYVHEKHGKVDDSAGDDALKFRHRLTGWYGGDRSVRFKMDNKFKPIPGAGGFQVSNPSVIDLTTLCASLSVFDQTSIPALRQKSLSLTAYLEHLLLKDTTDKTRQFTIITPSDPHARGAQLSLLLKPGLLHTVSQRLQDAGIICDKREPDVVRVAPVPLYNTFSEVWKFVEVLKGALGEGAASS; the protein is encoded by the exons ATGAACGGCGTCAACGGTGTAAAGGCGCCCAAGCCTGTCTTCCCTGCAGAGGCAGCGTCGAAGGAGTATGCAGCCTCCCTTGATGCTGCAGACCCTCTACGGGAGTTGCGCGACCAGTTCATCATCCCGTCCAAGGCGAATCTGGAAACGAAGAAGCTGGCCAAACCAG GATTGTCGGAGGACTTGAGCATTTATTTCTGCGGCAACTCTCTTGGCCTGCAGCCTAAAGCTGTGGCCAAATATATGGAAGCGCAGCTGGACACATGGGCGTCCATGGGCGTCCGTGGTCATTTCAATGCCCTTGAAGACTCTCCACTGAAGGAATGGCAGCTCCTGTCCGAGCAGGCTGCGGCgtccatggcgaagatggtcGGTGCGGCGCCAGAGGAGGTTGCAGCCATGGGCACATTGACCATGAACCTTCACTGTTTGCTCGCCAGCTTCTACAAACCGTCTGAGACGAAGCGAAAGATTTTAATGGACTGGAAGGCCTTCCCTAGTGATCAT TACGCCATCGAGTCGCACATTGCCTGGCATGGCCTCTGCTCAAAGGAGAACATGGTTCTCATTGGCCCCGACGAAGGCGAGTATGAGATCTCGACGGAGAAGATCTTGGGCTATATCGACAAGCACGCCAGTGACGCAGCGCTCATTCTCTTGCCTGGCATCCAGTACTACACGGGGCAGCTGTTTGACATGCCCCGAATCACCAAGTACGCCCAAGAGCGCGGCTTGACTGTCGGCTGGGATCTGGCCCATGCATACGGCAATGTCGAACTGAAGATGCATGAGTGGAATGTCGATTTCGCCGCCTGGTGTACGTACAAGTACGGCAATGCAGGACCCGGTGCGATGGGTGGAATCTATGTGCACGAGAAGCACGGAAAAGTAGACGACAGCGCTGGAGACGATGCTCTGAAATTCCGCCATCGCTTGACGGGGTGGTATGGTGGTGATCGATCGGTGCGCTTTAAGATGGACAACA AATTCAAGCCAATACCCGGTGCTGGAGGCTTCCAGGTCTCCAACCCCTCAGTTATCGACCTCACCACGCTCTGTGCTTCCCTGTCTGTCTTCGATCAGACATCGATACCCGCTCTGCGTCAGAAGTCGCTCAGCCTGACTGCGTATCTGGAACACCTGCTCCTAAAAGACACCACAGACAAGACGCGCCAGTTCACCATCATCACTCCATCAGATCCCCATGCACGGGGTGCCCAGCTGAGTCTCCTGCTCAAACCTGGCCTCTTGCACACCGTTTCCCAGCGCCTTCAGGATGCGGGAATCATCTGCGACAAGCGAGAGCCGGATGTTGTCCGTGTTGCTCCTGTGCCTTTATATAACACTTTTAGTGAAGTGTGGAAGTTTGTGGAGGTGCTCAAGGGTGCGttgggagaaggagctgcttCTAGCTAG